In the genome of Xenopus laevis strain J_2021 chromosome 1S, Xenopus_laevis_v10.1, whole genome shotgun sequence, one region contains:
- the LOC108707079 gene encoding lysosomal-associated transmembrane protein 4A, whose translation MVTQEPPRCCGYFNVRSVVLGVAVYYVFVSLQALVWQTVAVVKCSGECPGPWSSPGSVAVIYSLGLLLLLLSLCLLYGVLRTRPGLLLPFLAFQIIDFLGSLLLFCGLFMRFPSELRLISTRPYLSGIEEQEKPTVVEDLVLVVFLSLLMLLLKLYLIRCVLTYYRFLLTRSAPTQHEEDGLAVIVVPECEKNPLLLPTYEEAIKMPVKDSPPPPYSQDPLPAQPQGKEAE comes from the coding sequence ATGGTGACCCAGGAGCCGCCTCGGTGCTGCGGCTATTTCAATGTCCGCTCGGTGGTGTTGGGGGTGGCCGTGTATTATGTGTTTGTCAGCCTGCAGGCCTTGGTTTGGCAGACGGTGGCCGTGGTTAAATGCAGCGGGGAGTGTCCGGGGCCGTGGAGTTCGCCAGGGTCCGTGGCGGTGATTTACTCCCTTGGGCTGCTACTACTTCTCCTCAGTCTTTGTCTGCTGTATGGGGTACTACGCACACGCCCCGGCCTCTTACTCCCGTTCCTGGCCTTCCAGATTATTGACTTCCTGGGGTCTCTGCTTCTCTTCTGCGGCCTGTTCATGCGCTTCCCTTCCGAGCTGAGACTGATCAGCACCAGGCCTTACCTGTCTGGCATCGAGGAGCAGGAAAAGCCGACTGTAGTGGAGGATCTCGTCCTTGTAGTCTTCCTCTCCTTACTGATGCTGCTGCTCAAGTTGTATCTGATCCGCTGTGTTCTCACCTACTACCGCTTCCTGCTCACACGCTCGGCCCCCACACAACACGAAGAAGATGGTTTGGCCGTGATCGTGGTACCGGAGTGTGAGAAGAACCCTCTACTTCTGCCCACCTATGAGGAGGCGATAAAAATGCCAGTCAAGGATAGCCCCCCACCTCCCTACAGCCAGGACCCTCTCCCAGCACAGCCACAAGGCAAGGAGGCCGAGTAA